In Lactuca sativa cultivar Salinas chromosome 5, Lsat_Salinas_v11, whole genome shotgun sequence, the DNA window TCTAATTATGAGTAATTGAAATACTCATATCCATTGGTATTCCTAATAAAATAGATGCTATCTCACTTGCAATCATATTTAATTCGATggaattattttttcttttaacatGACAATCACTTATTTTTAGACACATATGAATTTAGATTGTAgccataaaatacttatatttacaAAAAGATTTTTCTTAACATTTTGCTAATAAACTCTCCCCTTTGGTTACAAAAAATAATTTTCGTGACTAAATGTTACATTTTCGCTAAGGTTTATTAATGTGAGTATATCCACCTTATGATTTAGTCACATAAAATTAGATGTCATGTGAGCTTTTATGTTTTTACGTTTTTATGTCTCGGCTAGTAAGTGTTACAATATAAAGTtagacttaaaaaaaaaaaaaaaaaaaaaaaacgtaagAACTGATGAGATTTTATCACAGTTATCGGTCGTGACTATTGACTAAAACTCGTTATACTTTTTATATAAATTGTGGCTAAACTAGAGTCTAGAATGCATAGATATAGTATAGAACTCGAAGAACAATTCCAGAATGTTGAATTAATTGATAGAAAGGTGCCTTGGATAGGTAGTTATTTAGTTTTAGTGACCCAAAAGATTAGAAAAGTAGCTATGTAATAAatttgtttttacatgttttttcttagttaaaagtattttatttttgaaaacttgATAAATTTGTTTTGAGGCGCAAAGAGGTAAAATGTGTCCATACGAAAAAAAAATctattggttttttattttgatttttagaGCTGGTAAACTTGTTTATAAGTTGAACTTGataaatttcattttttgttCTTACATAGAGTCCTTTCCATTTTTTAAGCTTGCATGGATTTTTATGTCCACGGTTTTTTTAGATTAATGGATGAATAACTACTttttattaagtcataaaataggTCTTAATTGATAAAGATACATACATTTAAATTAAgtcaaaaaataataatactaataaatatgatattttaacaaTTTCTAAGATATATATAGTGTTATAAAGATAGTTTTATAAGAtggtataatcatatataaattttTAGACAAAAGAATCAGCATTAACGATATATAGTCAACGTTTCTTCGGTCAATAAACACAATAAATCATATTACAAGTAAGACTGTAAGAAGTGTTTCCATGGTGGACCATCCTTCTGATCTAACGAGGATGAACCAAACCCACAGTAActcaaaaataaaaggaaaaaaaaaatcaaattcaaattAAATCGTGTGAAGATTGCTAACTTGAAAAAGTCCATTTCCAGATCTTGATCCGTAGATCCACCTTGCATTTAGCATCAGAAACAGTAGCAGTCACAGAAGTTGATGAATTTTTAGACTTACCACCACCACCGTTTGGAACGAGGCTATGAATTCCTTCGCATTCAATTCGAATCCCAACTTTTTTGGTTCTAATCGATTCGATCTTCACTCTAGCTTCAGTATCAAGTAATATCTTCAATGGCAATCCAGATTTCTTCTTCAGATCTGATCTGATCTGATTCACTATAGTCGTTTCCAGAAGCAGAGAGTTACTGTACAATGATGAGCGTATGATGGTGATGTTATTGGGATTACTGACTAACGAATTAGTAAAGGACCCATTCGCGATTTGGGTTTCCTCTGATAAGCATGTGATGGTGATTGGATCGTAGTAAAACACTACTTTCTTATTTGGGTTTTTGGTGGAAAGGGTAAGATTGAGGTTGGATGTGAGGCGGGTTGTATCGTCGGAGGTGGTGGTGAGGTTGAACCGGGAGATTTTGATTGCTGTGATTGAGAATGTTGGACGGTGGGGCCGGTAAAGGAGGTACAGGATGCAGCCTGTGATGGTggcgaggaggaggaggaggattaTGATTAAGATTGACCAGAAACAGCATAGGCAGAAGTAGCTTCGACGGCGATTGCGGTGATATATGTTAGGGTTGGGGCGGTACGGGTGGCGATTGAGATTAGGGTTGTAAAGTTGGGGTTTGTTAGTCGGTGGTGGTGTTGGTTTAACGGCGGCTGCGCCTTTCGGCTTTGATGGAGGGTAGACAGGATCTGCCATGGTTGACAATGAGTGGGACTGTGGGAGAGTGATTGTTGCGAAGGAGTATGAAACCAAGGCAGACACATGGGATTAAGTAATTTTGAAGATTCCAAGTCATGTTTATAAAAAATGATTAAAGTTTTAAAGTACAAATCTAAAGCTCACATCCACAATTAAAGATTTTAAACTATAAGATTTGTATGTTACTATCTTCTATTAATTCTTTTAATTGTCAACTAGATTATAATTCGCGTTAAAAACGGTGAatacataatatttaaaaaaaaataaaatttatgtgaaacagatgaaaaaaaaaacataaaattttaaatcaaaaaaaTTACTTGTCAAACAATTTCATAAACAAACAgtaaaaactaattaaaaaaatctTCAACCCAAAATGTCACATAATGATTAATGACTTAAAGTTATtcgagtttttctatttttaggATCTTCAAAGAAAGAGCGGCAACATAATCTTTAATGTCCAATAATGAAAccgtaaaacaaaaaaaacaataacCAAAAAGAGCATCATTAATATCTAAATAAATTCTAAATG includes these proteins:
- the LOC111883281 gene encoding NDR1/HIN1-like protein 26, with translation MADPVYPPSKPKGAAAVKPTPPPTNKPQLYNPNLNRHPYRPNPNIYHRNRRRSYFCLCCFWSILIIILLLLLATITGCILYLLYRPHRPTFSITAIKISRFNLTTTSDDTTRLTSNLNLTLSTKNPNKKVVFYYDPITITCLSEETQIANGSFTNSLVSNPNNITIIRSSLYSNSLLLETTIVNQIRSDLKKKSGLPLKILLDTEARVKIESIRTKKVGIRIECEGIHSLVPNGGGGKSKNSSTSVTATVSDAKCKVDLRIKIWKWTFSS